The following nucleotide sequence is from Chaetodon auriga isolate fChaAug3 chromosome 19, fChaAug3.hap1, whole genome shotgun sequence.
CATGTTGATATCTGTAATCATCATCAGCTCCAATAGCTCTCAGCTGCATTACGATAATCTGATGCCTCTGTAAGATGTAGGCTAGGACCAGTCAAGAAGGCTGAAACGGAAAATCAAATAAAGatctttggggaaaaaaaagaaaaagaaagggaaaacattACCATACACAGGTGGAGCACTGTGTATGGCATGAATGTGAtgcttcattttcagaaaatatcaaaaaaataaatccaatgGAAACTGTTTCTATGCCACtgggaaaaaaagatggatgGTTAATTGCTTTTGTTCTTCTCAGCCATTAAAGCTTGTTTTCCCAATACGTCCCGACATCCAGAAGACATTTATCCTGAGCAATTTATCAGtttatcattctttttttttttttttttttttaccattcaGTCATTAACTGGGATCAAACTGAGCAAAAACCTCACACAAAACGGCTATGAAggcatgctttttttttttttaaggctgaaCGTTATCCTTACAGCAGGTAAGTTAGAAACAGGCCTGCGCTCTAATTGTCTATTCTTAATGATACACAGAAAGAACCGACACTTACCTCTTAATGTAGTTTTTTCCATAGAGAATCTGCTGTAATAGTGTGACGAGTCCAAATGCGCAAATAAATATGAAGCAAAGCGATCTATTACCGAGTATATCTTTCCCCGACGACGGGTCGGCGTATGCCATCCTTCGGCGCAGCATCCAGGGCTGACGGTGACACCCGGTTAGGTGTCTCTGTCCGCTGCATTCAGGACCAGGAGCGCTGGTGTCTTGTACCCGGTGGACAGGACATCGTCCATCACCTCTCTAGGCTATTTCACTGCTCTCGTACCGCAGCATCATTGGTGCTGGATGATAAGCATCGTAATTTATCGCCAGTTGTGACCTCAATTGCAAATTTTAGCGGCCCTGCGTCCGCTTCTGGTAAAATAATTTCTGTATCTGTATGTATTTTGCAAACGGACGgatggaaaaacatgaaacGTCCCGTATGAGATTCTTGATTTGCGGATGCTGCGCGCTACTCGTCCCGACGAGGTGCAGCCGCTCGATCGGATGCGAGCAACGCAGATTATCCAGAAATACGCGCTCAGAGGGTTATTTGTCTAGAGGCGATCCCGTAATGTTAAATAAAGATAACGCAAAGGCATCGATGCAGCGCGCGCCTTTTTCTCCTTTAAATTACTTGATGCGAGCTgcgacagacaaacacacacacactcacatcttcCATGCTTCGTCTCAAATCTGAGCAAAGCTGCGTGCCTGAAATGTAAAAGGAGGAGGGTGCGCCTTTTCTCAGCCTGGCAGCCGGGGGCGCGCCGCGCCTCACTCAGATGCTCCTTACTCAGCCAAAAACCAAGGTCATGGTCTCCTTTACAAGGAGGCACCTGCGCTCTCAAAATACATTACACAGCCCAGCTCACCTGACCTCCTTAGGCCACAAATTTACCAGAGCCAAACAGTTTATTATAATCTTAAATCACAGTTCATTGTCATTTCTTCAGATCTGATGCTGGTGCGCACTGCACATgagatttctttttctctttctttttcttttttgcagtaTGACAGGTTGATGTTGCTGGTCTTGAGtctcattttttcctctgtttttttgttttcactgcagctcatGTCAAGGTGAAATACAACATTTTCTGCATGACATGACTAATGTCTTTTTGAAGTTAACTTCAGCATCCACCACTGTTTTAGGGCCTGGGGGGGATTTCAAGCCTCAATAGCAACACTGTGGTGAGTAAATCCTGATGCCATGACAGTGACACCTTCTCAGAGCCAAACTCCTGACAGAAGTCAGTGGATCTTTTCAGCACTGGTGCTGATAACTGTATTAGTGCCATTGATTTCTGCCAGTGTTGGCTTTGACAGCTGTTTGATCACGTCATCCAAGTCCATCTGGTGCAGTCTGGGTTGCATTAACACCTTTACAAGCAGCAGAGTGGTGGGTGGATGTGAGAGAAGAAATACTTGATGAACCATCATATGGTCATTGTGGTGTCAGACTCTTATAGACTTGAAATGTGGGAATTGTGAGAATATATCTACCTTGCACCTCGAGCCAAACACTTCCTTTTTACTTATAAATATTGTGCAAGGAACACACATCATTTCAGTTGTGTAACTTTCAGCAATCTGCACAATTGAACCATAAGTGAGACATGAAGCACAGAAATTCAAATTCCGataatatattttacattaagCCATCCATCACTTTATATTCTGCCACTTTGCCTATAGCCAGGAGGCAGCAGGCTGAGCAAAGCGGCCCAGACAGCCTTCTCTTGAGCCATGGCCTTCAGGCCCTGAGGCAGTCCCAGGCCAGATTGGATATGTAGTCCCTCCAGTATGTTCTGAGGCTGCCCTAGGGCTCCTCCCAGTTGGACGTGCACATCATATCTTCAAAAATAAGCATGCTAGAGACTTCACTCCTCTTTACAGATTGACCCTGTCACCCAAGCAAAGGAAGTTTATTTCTGCCTTGAATCTTATTCTATATGTCACTAGACAGAGCTTGTCATCATGGGTTTGGAACATGTCCATGGTGGGATTAATGTGCCAACCACTGAGCTGTTGGACCCTTCTGACCCCTATTTCCTCCCACTCTCTATGTACTGTGCAAGTATTCATTCGGTTTCAAATACTTGAGATGTGAGATATGTCTGAAAGCCACAGAGAACAGCTAGATTCTTCCAAGATAAGGTCATGAAGATCAGATGATAATGTAGGACCTACCCATCAGTCTTATGCTCCATTTAACACTCGTGAACAAGACCAGTATCCTTGAACCCATTCAGCTGGACCAGCAACACCATTCTTAGAAGGACAGCGGTAATGCAACATATTCTGAATGCCATGGCTTGACCTTCATCCCAACTGCTTCACTCTCAGCTGCAAACCCTTGCAGAACATGCTGGGAACGAATATCACCTTTTAAGAATATGTTATACACTGGGTTGCACATATTATTGACATTTAactttattaaatatttaaaaaaagaaatgtattttctgccTACAAACATCTTAATAAATCAATTCTTTACACTGGCATTAATTAATGCTATCAATGCTGATTTTATTGTTAAGTATCTGTTTCCATTTTATAAATTGTGTCTTTACTTCGTATTTTCATGCTGTGAATCATTATGTATTCTTAATACGAGTTGAGTTGAGAACAGTTTTCCTTCCACATGCCATCAATCTGGTGTCATATAGTGTCAATGATCCTCTAACATTAAACTTAgctgtatgtgtacacatacttgGCTAGTAAAAATGAATCTGATTTAAATAAGAAACACACCTTCTGTGAAAATGAAGGGGACCtttcatgatttttttctttctttaaataCGTCAAATACATGAATGGGCGGTTAAATTAAATGGGCGTTGAATTTTCGTTGAATATATGCATTTTGAATCGATCCATTACTAAAACGCTATATGGGGCCACATTTCTGTGTTACACAGGAAGTAGCACGGATGTCATTTGATGGAGCGCAAGCTCTCCTTCCGGTCTCTTTTCCCTTAGCCACCGGACGAAAATGGTAAGTTGCAACGCTGGCAGCCAAAAATCTTTTAAcatctgtgaaatgtgttgtgtATCTGACTCGTAGTGTTGATGTTTTGGTGTCGGATAAACATTATTACTATTTGGGCCGACAATTTTTGAGATGAAGTTTCATTTTAATACAATTAACGTTGTTTCTGTCGCATTTATTTGGTGCTCGTAGCATTGAGTTTCAGTCTACAGCACGGGCCTAGTTTAGCCGGGAGAAGACCGGATAACGTGTAGATTACTCTCAGTATTTTCGGTAATACACGATAGATGACGAGGAATGAATTGGTGGTGTTATTCAGCTTGGAAAGGTAGTGGTACTCAGTATAATGGCTAACTAGCTTTTCCGTAGCGATTAGCATAGTAACTAGCTAGTCACTCATGTAGCTCAGAGTGCTTCCTTTCAGTGTACACACTTGTTAGCATGCGACTGTGGTACATGCAGACTTGTAAACGCTGTGATAAGGAATAGGACGTGAATTTTTTATAAACCTATATTTCAGTACTTTTGCCAACACGGCGGCAGTAATCAGTTGTTCTGAATCTTTCACGTTCATAATCAAGTATCGATTATATCCGCACCAGTCTTGTCAGTGATGTCTTTAAACACAAATGTCTGAACATATGACTTCCtgtgattcatttttctgtgctgAGACAAGACTGTCGTAGCTTCAAACTGCCGTGAAGTCTTTGGGAATTGTTCTTGATCGCTCTTCTCTTACCTGTCAGACGAAGGGAACATCATCTTTCGGTAAGCGCCGGAACAAGACGCACACCCTGTGCCGTCGTTGTGGGTCCAAGGCTTACCACCTGCAGAAGTCCTCCTGTGGCAAGTGTGGCTACCCTGAGAAGCGCAAGAGAAAGTGTAAGTCGCCCAGTGGCATGTTTTGATAGTAAGACTcctgcatgagtgtgtgctaAGTTAGAAACAACGCAGGTAGAGAGCCAGGCTGTCTTTGAGCTGGTTAGACTGCCTTAGCATAGCAGAATGTGGTAATGTTAAGTTGTATAACAAATCCCACATTTCGGCTTGTGTCATTGCACGTTAACATTGCTTGTACACTATCTAACTCTACCTTGATGTGAATGGCCAGGCTGCTTTGATGCatacagatgtttgttttgtagaCAACTGGAGCGCCAAGGCCAAGAGGAGGAACACCACTGGCACCGGCCGTCTGAGACACCTGAAGGTTGTCTACCGCAGATTCAGGTAAGATCTCAATACTCGGCTAAGATAACAGAGCAGAAATGCAAGTGCTTGAAGATGTGCTGCTAGTCATATGTTGGTTTTGCTGTGAAAACCCATTTGCTGTCTGTGCCgcagttcagtgttttgggGCTTTTTATGCCTGAAAGGTGCAATGggcttttattttcatcagtaACACTAATGAATAAATGTTGTATTGATGCTAAGATTTTAGATATTGTTAAACCTTTAACACAAAGACCAGAGGGAGAATTTGTTTGATTGGAATCACTTCTCGAACTGTTGAATACATGATAAACACTTAAAGTATACCAGATTATAGTAAATGATTTTATGAACTTGAACTACAAAAACTGAGTGACATTCCTGCATCTCTTAACTGCCAAGAGAAAgctaatgtttgcactttctttttctttttttaatattgtagGGATTTCATTGCAGTGTTTACATTCCATAGTatcagcagtgctgctcttgaCATTGCATCATAATTATTGGGCGAGGGGGGGCATGATGCACCCACAAACTAACATGGGTATAAACtgttaaacaaacatttacaaaaatcacaaGAAGAATGTCGTTACTGAACTGAGAGTGCGAGACGCCACAGTTTGATATAAACCTGATGCTGTAAACAAAGTATCTGCGGTAACATGACCTGTCCACAGTGCAAGTGTGCCTATTAAGCAGTTTTCAACTCAGTTAGACAGAAGGGGGAAACCCTTATGTAAAACCATATGTATCCATCATGTGCCTTTCAGTCCAATAGTGGCAGGGAGTCTGTTCTTTCCTGTGAACAGTGGCTGTGCTTACATTCGGCATGCACGTAGAAATGTAACCGATTCAGCCCAGAAGTGCTGTTTGTGCTTTGCAAACATCTGTAGTAGATTCAGTGCTGCTTACCAGTGATGgtgaaaaaaatgtctgaacaaATGAATTTAATGTGatatcagtgttttctctgaggTAAGCAGCATTAAGATGAGATGAGTGACATTAATATGGACGTACTGGAGAGCTTGTGAGCCCACATGGTTTCTCTTAAAGTGGAGCATTGAGAGGGTTCAAGGTATCTCCAACAAAGTGAACATCTGTTTACTTCTAAGTCATATTTATCAGTTTTATCAGCGTATTTAAGTCGGCACTCATGCTGAAGGGTTTACTATCATAAAAGTCCAATTGAGGTCTTGTTTTGCTGTCTAACTGGGACATTTCAGTGGTTAATGGTTTTaattaaatctgtgttttccctgaaatgacaagtcaaaatatataaactctgaaaaaaaagCCCTGCCAATGCCAAGTCTCAGTGATCCTGAGTTAGTCAAACTCTTTTTCAACAACATATTTACTGAAATTCCGGTTTCTCTTTGCCTACCAAAAACACGAGCTTGCTTAATGGCATGATTTCACGTGTGCCACAGACTTGCTGTTTATCCTCATGTCTAAACAAATCACAGAGAAATAAATGTTTATAGTTGAGAATTAATCATCAGCTCTGAACAGCTGCAGTGGTTTTATCCAGTTATCTTGCTGGCTGACTCGTGACTTTTCACCAGGATTAACCTGTAAGTGAAATTACTCTGATGACCTGTGATTTGTCTGCAGCAGCCTGACTTACTTTCTTCTATCTGTATTTTCCAGGAATGGTTTCCGGGAAGGCACCACCCCCAAACCCAGACGTGCTGCAGTGGCCGCCTCCAGCTCATCctaaaagacacatttttggttaaataaatgtgatgttGAACCAGAGTTTCAGGCTTGTCTCTTGATCTTTGAGCGTCAGTCTGGCCAGTGATGACAGCGGTCACGGCCGATGTCACATTAAATACGTACAGGGTGTTGAGATTTTATTCCCACGTGGTTCATTTGTGCAAATCTCAGTCAAAATGAGCTTCAGATGTTTTTTCAATACTAAACGCAAACGTGAAATAAATGGTGTTTTCAGAAAAATGAGCTACTGTTTTAATGTTGGAGGTTTTGTAGCGACATCAGTGGGATCTGAGCTGTTTGAGTTAAAAATAGACCCGATTACACCTGCTTCATTTGGAATGATCAGCATGAGATTATTGGATTAATATGTGTGAACGGCTCAAAGATACAATATGTTTGGGAGAAATATACTTGGACAACCTTGAAAATCAGGTTGGTGCTGTTTTAAGTCCAGGAGCTGTTTTAACTTTTTCAAAGCTTTGAGTGAATCCTTTTCCAATTTCCCATGAGAAAATCAGATCGGTTGGCTTGAATAGCAGCAAACAAGCTGAAAAATCTGCACATAAAAGGATTCACACAACGAGGCGTCAGGTGTGAAATGAGTACAGCTTGTCTGTCAATCATCGATCAGGACCGTGACATCATCCTGACCTGATAACATCTGATCTAAAATGATGAGCCAACAAACGGCGCgattgtttttaatatatcTGAGTGGCACTTTGGAAGTTTCAGTCGCATTTCATGCTCTGTTTGAGAAAATAATATCCTTACAAATATATCTTGGCATGAAAGAAACTTGTTGAGCCAAATTATTCAATTTAGTGCTGAATCGAATCTGTTTGAGTGCCAGACTTTAGCCCAACCGAGCATCTCTTTTATTAAATTTAGACAAAGGACCTTCACAAAACAAGATTTTCTAAATTTGAGTACATCAAACCTACAGCTCTTCAAGACCAGAAAGCATAAAGAAACAGGTCGCTGCAGACTGAACGGGCTCAGTGCTGGACAGGGGCCCCGCAGCATGCCTGCACAgttgttttcatgctgctcCTGTGCTCTTCACTCTTAGTGAACATGCAGATCGAAGACTTGAGTAAACGCTGCAGCTTTAATGGCAAAGCAGCAGCTTCTAAACATcttaacaacaaaaacaagtctaAATATTTAGCAGCCAAACAATACTAAAATCTCTCAGATGATGACTGGACGGGAGGTGGTTTAcaaatgattgatttttatGGTGCAGCTGGAAAACATCTGAGGAGACTCACCACAGTGGAGAAAACCAGCTGTCTAATGTGGTGGAAGTGTTTGGATGTGGGAAGACGTGTATCAACTACATGTTGATAAAGGAGAGGTCCGGCGTCGTGCTGCAGGGGCCCGCCCGAGATTCAGGTTAATGTCAGAGCAGGACAGTGACCTTAAACGGCTTTTTGACTCTTGGAAACATCCATCTTTGGGTTCATAGGAAACGCAAATGTGTCAAAAcactgtgggaaaatgtttgttGCAAAACATTGCAGGAAAGGACCCATAAAGCTTTTGTCACTAAACAATAACATATTAGGCCTGCAAGGCTTTTTAGAGTTGTGTGTACCAGTACCTGTCTGCAGTCTGCCAACGAATACAATCATTTCATCTGTTGTTGGACCTGGCACGTCCAACGTGATCTGCAGCCGCtcactgcagagggagagcgTGCCATCAGTCACAGATAAGTCTGTGAGGGTTTCACCAGTATTTCTCAACATATCTGTGGGTGCTGACACAGAGTTTATGCTCTGCGCTGCCAAAATACTCTCCACCTCTGTGAAAGTGCTGTGAAGCtttgctctgttgttgttttcgtATTTAAACGTTGTATTTCTGCCAGTTCCACTGCAgcttgtctgtttgttttgttcattgttGTTAGCGTTGCTCTGGCTGTTTGATAGGAGCATAGCTGATTGAAAGGTTTAAGTCTGCTAAATAATATGTATACACATATATTTGTCCCAGCAGCATGTTTCTCTTCCAGGCTTGTTAGACTCAGCGATGATATCATCCATTACATCCACGCAGTCCTGACACACATCCTCCACTGTGGGCCTGAGACCTGAGCTGGTGCTGTGCTCCCACTCTGTAAATTCAGTGTCTCTAGTGGAGTGATTCACGTCAAGTAAACATTAGAGGCAGGACGTGCAGCTCAGAGACGGGCTGAGGCACC
It contains:
- the rpl37 gene encoding large ribosomal subunit protein eL37, which produces MTKGTSSFGKRRNKTHTLCRRCGSKAYHLQKSSCGKCGYPEKRKRKYNWSAKAKRRNTTGTGRLRHLKVVYRRFRNGFREGTTPKPRRAAVAASSSS